Proteins co-encoded in one Cricetulus griseus strain 17A/GY chromosome 1 unlocalized genomic scaffold, alternate assembly CriGri-PICRH-1.0 chr1_1, whole genome shotgun sequence genomic window:
- the LOC100757305 gene encoding neutrophil antibiotic peptide NP-1 produces MRTLALLIALLLLAFETQAETFQGTDEGVLDQEQLGADNQDMSISFGGDESTALQYADVRSRVTCYCRRGGCGSRESHIGYCRYRNTIYRLCCRR; encoded by the exons ATGAGAACACTTGCTCTACTCATTGCTCTTCTCCTCCTGGCCTTCGAGACCCAGGCAGAGACTTTCCAAGGAACTGATGAGGGGGTTCTAGACCAGGAGCAGCTAGGAGCAGACAACCAGGATATGTCCATATCCTTTGGAGGGGATGAGAGCACTGCTCTTCAATATGCAG ATGTGAGGTCACGTGTGACCTGCTATTGCAGGAGAGGCGGCTGTGGTTCTAGAGAAAGCCACATTGGGTACTGCAGGTACCGTAACACCATCTACCGACTCTGCTGCCGCCGATGA